A genomic region of Streptomyces diastaticus subsp. diastaticus contains the following coding sequences:
- a CDS encoding sirohydrochlorin chelatase: MRHLTLPPVPPVLVVVAHGSRDPRHAATVHRLVARVRGLAPGLRAEAAFLDFDTETVPSLLERLYAEGVRDVVALPLLLTRAFHAKADLPAVLRESASRLPLLRVRPAGVLGPSPLLVAALERRLGEAGADLTQRGSTGVVLASAGSSDPEAIAVIADIAREWRRTGWCAVRPAFASACGPGRPRTEDAVAALRAEGVRGVVVAPYVLAPGRLPDRIAAGAAGADVLAPVLGAAPEVARLVLRRYRETGAGSRPAAA, encoded by the coding sequence ATGCGCCACCTCACCCTTCCCCCCGTCCCGCCCGTCCTGGTGGTCGTGGCCCACGGCAGCCGGGACCCCCGGCACGCCGCCACCGTGCACAGGCTGGTCGCGCGGGTCCGCGGACTCGCCCCGGGCCTGCGGGCCGAGGCCGCGTTCCTCGACTTCGACACGGAGACGGTGCCCTCCCTTCTGGAGCGGCTGTACGCCGAGGGGGTGCGGGACGTGGTGGCGCTGCCGCTGCTGCTGACCCGGGCCTTCCACGCCAAGGCGGACCTGCCGGCCGTACTGCGCGAGAGCGCGTCCCGGCTGCCGCTGCTGCGCGTCCGGCCAGCCGGGGTGCTCGGCCCCTCCCCGCTGCTGGTGGCGGCGCTGGAGCGGCGGCTCGGTGAGGCCGGGGCCGATCTCACACAGCGTGGCTCGACCGGGGTCGTCCTGGCCTCGGCGGGCTCCTCCGACCCGGAGGCGATCGCGGTGATCGCAGACATCGCGCGGGAGTGGCGGCGCACCGGTTGGTGCGCCGTGCGGCCTGCGTTCGCCTCCGCCTGCGGTCCGGGCCGCCCCCGGACCGAGGACGCGGTCGCCGCCCTGCGCGCCGAAGGGGTGCGCGGGGTGGTGGTCGCGCCCTACGTCCTGGCCCCCGGCCGGCTGCCGGACCGGATCGCGGCGGGGGCCGCCGGGGCGGATGTCCTCGCGCCCGTGCTGGGTGCTGCGCCCGAGGTGGCGCGGCTGGTGCTGCGGCGGTATCGCGAGACCGGGGCCGGCTCGCGGCCGGCGGCCGCCTGA
- a CDS encoding class I SAM-dependent methyltransferase, with protein MDAQYWDEKYRGTDQLFSGAPNAVLVTEAAELPPGHALDLGCGEGADAHWLARRGWRVTAVDIAPTALRRAAEAAPELADQVTWTAADITRTPPAPRTYDLVSAHYFPLPRAGDHAALHGLLEAVAPGGTLLFTGHDLAGLADHLEREYTPHDFYQPAEVAALLGEEWTVLVDETRPRTTPPPPGTGHTHDTVLRARRRP; from the coding sequence ATGGACGCCCAGTACTGGGACGAGAAGTACCGCGGCACGGACCAGCTCTTCAGCGGCGCCCCCAACGCCGTCCTGGTGACGGAGGCCGCGGAGCTGCCCCCGGGCCACGCCCTGGACCTGGGCTGCGGCGAGGGCGCCGACGCCCACTGGCTGGCTCGCCGCGGCTGGCGGGTCACCGCCGTGGACATCGCCCCGACCGCCCTGCGCCGGGCGGCGGAGGCCGCCCCCGAGCTGGCGGACCAGGTGACCTGGACGGCCGCCGACATCACCCGCACGCCCCCGGCGCCCCGCACCTACGACCTGGTCAGCGCCCACTACTTCCCGCTCCCCCGCGCCGGGGACCACGCCGCGCTCCACGGCCTGCTGGAGGCGGTGGCCCCCGGCGGCACCCTGCTCTTCACCGGCCACGACCTGGCCGGCCTGGCGGACCACCTGGAGCGGGAGTACACCCCGCACGACTTCTACCAGCCGGCGGAGGTGGCCGCCCTGCTCGGCGAGGAGTGGACGGTCCTGGTCGACGAGACGCGCCCGCGCACCACCCCGCCGCCGCCGGGCACCGGCCACACCCACGACACCGTGCTGCGGGCCCGGCGGCGTCCGTAG
- a CDS encoding DUF6197 family protein produces MTLSHAPSTEALDEEAARLHESAAWQELIASWPTTAAPGLHPGPTPVPGPDPVTPDRGTDAPREEWRALLSVPVAELVARAARALPAPDPAAASPLPGRIGAVLPDRLYGWRRAGSAEVLPSVHLAYARRVLVDWGWQNRPYRMRNLRGARCLCGALLTAHRLGQGSLDTANRSAAWLMTELHARGWRDLIGPWNRAPGRTADEALELLDAATARARHAGE; encoded by the coding sequence ATGACGCTCTCTCACGCCCCCTCCACCGAGGCCCTGGACGAGGAGGCGGCACGCCTCCACGAGTCCGCCGCCTGGCAGGAACTCATCGCCTCCTGGCCCACCACCGCCGCCCCCGGCCTCCACCCCGGCCCCACTCCGGTTCCCGGGCCGGACCCGGTCACGCCCGACCGGGGGACCGACGCCCCGCGGGAGGAGTGGCGCGCCCTGCTCTCCGTCCCGGTCGCCGAACTGGTCGCACGGGCCGCCCGTGCCCTCCCCGCACCGGACCCGGCCGCCGCGTCCCCGCTCCCGGGCCGGATCGGGGCGGTCCTTCCCGACCGCCTGTACGGCTGGCGGCGCGCGGGCAGCGCCGAGGTCCTCCCCTCGGTCCACCTGGCGTACGCACGGCGCGTCCTGGTCGACTGGGGCTGGCAGAACCGGCCGTACCGGATGCGGAACCTGCGCGGCGCCCGCTGCCTGTGCGGTGCCCTGCTCACCGCCCACCGCCTGGGCCAGGGCAGCCTGGACACCGCCAACCGCTCGGCGGCCTGGCTGATGACCGAGCTGCACGCCCGGGGCTGGCGCGACCTCATCGGCCCGTGGAACCGCGCGCCGGGCAGGACGGCCGACGAGGCTCTGGAGCTGCTGGACGCGGCGACGGCACGGGCCCGCCACGCCGGCGAATGA
- a CDS encoding S8 family peptidase — translation MATHQRARRTKLTAAIATTAMAVGVTVFASPFAGAAPAPVEGKVYGTTAKGAVSGSYIVMLDEKASKAEKKGLAKEYGGTFKRNYGSAVNGFSTAGMSLEDAKRLAADPAVEKVVQNKKFTIDATQTNPPSWGLDRIDQTETAGDGEYNYPDAAGEGVTAYVIDTGVRVTHEDFEGRATSGYDAVDNDDDADDGNGHGTHVAGTIAGAAHGVAKKADIVAVRVLDDNGSGTTEQVIAGIDWVTENHSGPSVANMSLGGGADEALDTAVRNSIAAGVTYGVAAGNESSDASSSSPARVEEAITVASSDEDDAQSSFSNYGDIVDIYAPGSEITSAWNTGDDATNTISGTSMATPHVVGAAAVYLAGNPEATPEEVATALTEGATADAITNPSAGTPNLLLKVVE, via the coding sequence ATGGCAACTCACCAGCGTGCCCGCAGGACCAAGCTCACCGCCGCGATAGCCACCACCGCCATGGCGGTCGGCGTCACCGTCTTCGCGAGCCCGTTCGCGGGCGCCGCGCCGGCGCCCGTCGAGGGCAAGGTCTACGGCACCACGGCCAAGGGCGCCGTCTCCGGCAGCTACATCGTCATGCTCGACGAGAAGGCCAGCAAGGCCGAGAAGAAGGGCCTGGCCAAGGAGTACGGCGGCACCTTCAAGCGCAACTACGGCTCGGCCGTCAACGGCTTCTCCACCGCCGGCATGTCGCTGGAGGACGCCAAGCGCCTGGCCGCCGACCCGGCGGTCGAGAAGGTCGTCCAGAACAAGAAGTTCACCATCGACGCGACCCAGACCAACCCGCCGTCCTGGGGCCTGGACCGCATCGACCAGACCGAGACCGCCGGCGACGGCGAGTACAACTACCCCGACGCGGCCGGTGAGGGCGTCACCGCCTACGTCATCGACACGGGCGTCCGCGTGACCCACGAGGACTTCGAGGGCCGCGCCACCTCCGGCTACGACGCGGTGGACAACGACGACGACGCCGACGACGGCAACGGCCACGGCACCCACGTCGCCGGCACCATCGCCGGTGCCGCCCACGGTGTTGCCAAGAAGGCGGACATCGTCGCCGTCCGCGTCCTGGACGACAACGGTTCCGGCACCACCGAGCAGGTCATCGCCGGCATCGACTGGGTCACCGAGAACCACTCCGGCCCGTCCGTCGCCAACATGAGCCTCGGCGGCGGCGCCGACGAGGCCCTCGACACCGCGGTCCGCAACTCCATCGCCGCCGGGGTCACCTACGGTGTCGCCGCGGGCAACGAGTCCAGCGACGCCTCGTCCAGCTCGCCCGCCCGCGTCGAGGAGGCCATCACCGTGGCCTCCTCCGACGAGGACGACGCGCAGTCCTCCTTCTCCAACTACGGCGACATCGTCGACATCTACGCCCCGGGCTCCGAGATCACCTCGGCCTGGAACACCGGCGACGACGCCACCAACACCATCTCCGGCACCTCCATGGCCACCCCGCACGTCGTCGGCGCCGCCGCCGTCTACCTCGCGGGCAACCCGGAGGCCACTCCGGAGGAGGTCGCCACCGCGCTCACCGAGGGTGCCACCGCGGACGCCATCACCAACCCGAGCGCCGGCACGCCCAACCTGCTCCTGAAGGTCGTCGAGTAA
- a CDS encoding glutathione peroxidase, protein MSVLDVEIDALTGGSADLAQYRGTAVLVVNVASRCGLTPQYAGLEKLHQRYAARGFTVLGVPCNQFMGQEPGTAEEIAAFCSATYGATFPMTEKTDVNGAGRHPLYTGLVGTADGEGHTGDIRWNFEKFLIAPDGTVAARFSPQTEPDAEEISSAVEAVLPR, encoded by the coding sequence ATGTCCGTCCTCGACGTCGAGATCGACGCCCTCACCGGTGGTTCCGCCGACCTGGCCCAGTACCGGGGTACGGCCGTACTGGTGGTCAACGTCGCCTCCCGGTGCGGTCTGACCCCGCAGTACGCGGGCCTGGAGAAGCTGCACCAGCGGTACGCGGCGCGGGGCTTCACCGTGCTGGGCGTGCCGTGCAACCAGTTCATGGGCCAGGAGCCGGGCACCGCCGAGGAGATCGCCGCCTTCTGCTCGGCCACGTACGGCGCGACCTTCCCGATGACGGAGAAGACCGACGTCAACGGCGCGGGCCGGCACCCGCTCTACACCGGGCTGGTGGGGACGGCCGACGGTGAGGGCCACACCGGGGACATCCGCTGGAACTTCGAGAAGTTCCTCATCGCCCCGGACGGCACGGTCGCCGCGCGCTTCTCGCCGCAGACGGAGCCCGACGCCGAGGAGATCTCCTCGGCGGTCGAGGCGGTCCTCCCCCGCTGA